The Vicia villosa cultivar HV-30 ecotype Madison, WI linkage group LG1, Vvil1.0, whole genome shotgun sequence genome includes a region encoding these proteins:
- the LOC131615765 gene encoding galactinol synthase 2-like, with the protein MAPTDIVTAATNITDAQSKTAKRAFVTFLAGNGDYVKGVVGLAKGLRKVKTKYPLVVAVLPDVPAEHRSILISQGCIVREIEPVYPPENQTQFAMAYYVINYSKLRIWAFEEYDKMIYLDGDIQVFENIDHLFELPNNYFYAVMDCFCEATWGHSKQYEIGYCQQCPHKVQWPTHFGPKPPLYFNAGMFVYQPNMDTYLDLLQKLQLTKPTSFAEQDFLNMYFNDKYKPIPNVYNLVLAMLWRHPENLELEKVKVVHYCAAGSKPWRYTGEEENMQREDIKVLVKKWWEVYEDESLDYKEVINANRLTSAILEAAGINFARAPNAA; encoded by the exons ATGGCTCCTACTGATATTGTAACTGCCGCAACCAACATCACCGACGCTCAATCCAAGACAGCAAAACGTGCCTTTGTCACGTTCCTTGCCGGAAACGGTGACTACGTCAAAGGTGTTGTTGGCTTAGCAAAAGGTCTCCGTAAAGTGAAAACCAAGTACCCTCTTGTAGTTGCAGTGTTGCCGGATGTTCCGGCGGAACACCGGAGTATTCTCATCTCTCAAGGTTGCATTGTGAGAGAGATTGAACCTGTTTACCCACCTGAGAACCAAACACAGTTCGCTATGGCTTATTATGTCATCAACTATTCCAAACTACGTATTTGGGCT TTTGAGGAATATGACAAGATGATTTACCTTGATGGTGATATACAAGTATTTGAAAACATTGACCATTTATTTGAGTTGCCAAATAATTATTTCTATGCTGTGATGGATTGTTTTTGTGAGGCCACGTGGGGTCATAGTAAGCAATATGAAATCGGTTACTGTCAGCAATGTCCTCACAAGGTTCAATGGCCTACTCATTTTGGTCCCAAACCACCTCTTTACTTCAATGCTGGCATGTTTGTTTATCAACCTAATATGGATACTTATCTTGATCTTCTTCAAAAACTTCAACTCACTAAACCAACTTCCTTTGCTGAACAG GATTTTTTGAACATGTACTTCAATGACAAATATAAGCCAATTCCTAATGTTTACAATCTTGTGCTGGCTATGTTGTGGCGTCATCCTGAAAATCTTGAGCTTGAGAAAGTTAAAGTTGTTCATTATTGTGCTGCT GGATCTAAGCCGTGGAGGTACACAGGTGAGGAGGAGAATATGCAGAGAGAAGATATAAAGGTGTTGGTGAAGAAATGGTGGGAGGTGTATGAAGATGAGAGTTTGGATTACAAGGAAGTGATTAATGCGAATCGCTTAACATCAGCAATTTTGGAAGCTGCTGGTATCAACTTTGCGCGCGCGCCAAACGCTGCTTAA